From Alteromonas sp. BL110:
TACCAACATCTGGCAGGCGAACTTCCATTGAAAGGTCTTCTTGCCCAAAAACGCTTATTTGAATTCTATCGCCAGAGCCCAACTGATATTGGCTCATACTTAAATTGCCCTCTTGGGCCATTACTTGTAACGAGCCAAAAAGTAAGAATATTAATGAAAATAAGCTAACCGCTTTTTGCTTCACAGTGTTACCTCTACTGTTACACCAATTTCGCTTTTGTCGTAGCCGATAGTATCTCTGTTACTATCTCTATCTGTGTACTGATAAAACGTGCTGAATTTTAACCATCTACGTGCTTGATAATTTAGCGCTGCAGAGTAGTTCATCAATTCGTCATCCCTATTAACAATATCTATTTCATTGAATACATATTCGTCATTTTGCTGCGTAACACTAAAAGACGTGCTGACTCTCTCTAACCAATCATGGTTCCATCGCACACTATAATTTTGACCTCGAATGAAGTCACCTTCTCCGTTGGTTTCAAATGTATCTGCACTGGTAGAAATTCTTACAGTTGAATAGCTTACAGGTTGCCAATCAATACCCACTTCCCAGTCGGTACCATAGAAAGTACCACGTGCTTCGTTGTCAAAGTCTTTCTCTTTATAGCCTACCTTCGCGAAGCCGGTAGTTGCCGCTGTACTCTCCCAAACAACACCTACAAGTATGCGAGTTTCATCATTGTCGCGAGTAACTAAATCAAGCTGTTCGTCATATTTAATGAAAGTCTTGGTTACATCCAAAACCATGCTCGTCGCAGAACCAATCTGATAACCAAATTCAGCACCAACCATGTTTTTCGCGCGGTCGCGAATGATATAAGCATCTTCGGTTCTATCGTAATCTAGGGTTTGACGACGAGCTTTTAACGTTATCATACCGTCAGTAGTAGCCGCACCGTAGCTATATTCAGCTGATAGGTTGGTGCTTTTGTAAGTATCCGGAGTGGTGATCTCCAAGCCTGAACCAATTGAAAAACCGGTTCCTCGATCTTCATGACCATCTTCATATTGAGCAAGGGCACTTACGCGATGACGGCTGTTCAACTCGAAATCGCCCGATGCTTCTACAAAATGATCGGTGTAATCGTCGTTATCGCTTGAGAAATAAACGCCTCGTTCTAATCTGTAACCCACCTGAATAGGATTTCCATCGACCTCTGTTGCAGCAATCAACTCTGGTGAAAGAATCGCTCTCCAACTATAGATTTTACTTTGGTTATCCCGTGCATTTGCAACGTTATCAACATAGGCCATCGATGAAGTAAATGATGGTATTAAATCGAATTGCCCAGCTTGAATTCGACCGGCCTCTTGGGCATATAGTGTCGGAGTGGCGCAAATAACCGACATTGCTATGATGCTTTTGGTCCTTTTAAACATGTTTTTTCCTTCCTTCGATGACCTATCTATAATGACAAACTATAAACTGTAACTTCGTTTCGGTTTCACACATTGCACAAGCAAATAATTCTATAAAGAGAAAAATTGCATCTTTTACAACTTTTGGTGTTTTTTTACCGATTTTCCTAAACTATATCTTACCGTGAGCAATAGACGTGCCGATTTTGCGGGATCGTGCTTTGATGTGTAAGAAGTTGGTTCGTTCACATCTAAGTTAAACTCTCTCACTTACTAACACATCAGCCAAAGCAAAAGTATTTCCTAAAGTACCTAGGTATTGTTTCAGCTATATGTCGTCACGCTATTCTGCTTAGTATGCTATCGTATTTATATAACTAATGGAAAGTGCGTGGGCGTCATTCTACTCTTTCTGCACCAAATTAGTACGAAATAAAGTCGCTTGCTGTAATAAAATTACAATAACGGTCCAATATTGTTACAATGGCAAACGATGAATCTAAAATAACTAAGTTAATTACGTATAGTTGAGTGAGTGGCAGAGGTGACTACACCACCAGGCATGACTCTTGCTTAGATTTAGACAAATGTATTAGCTGTTTTTACTGTTTACGTAATATTTGGATCAAGTTAGTAAGATAACCAATCCATTCACGGCGGCCTTCACTTTTCACCTAGAGATTACCTAAATGGACAATAGAGTAGATTCTAACAAAGCGATTAAAGCTCATCCGGTTGAACCCAACACCAACGGTGGTTTAGTTGTTAGAAACCAAAGTGGTTTTTCTACTGTTTACAGACTTATTGACCTTTCCCTTGTCACTATTCTTTATTATTCATCTGCTGCGTATTACGGAAACCAGATAGACACTACAAGCCTTATCCTTTTATTTGTTAATGTAATTTGCTTTCAAATTTCGGCAGAAGGCGTAGAGCTCTATCGGTCTTGGCGTGGGCATGGAACCCAAGAGATGCTTAGAGCAGCGGCTATCACTTGGGCATTGAGTATTTTGGGTACTATGACGATGGGGTATTTCTTTGTTCAAGAAATTAAGACCCCACCGCCTGCAATTTTATTATGGTTCGCATCGTCATTTGTTGTGTTGATAATGTGGCGATTTGTAATGCGTAAATTTTTGTTTCGCATTCGTAAAAGTGGCCTTAACTCTCGTCGTTCAATCATTATTGGCGCAACTCAACTTGGCGCAAATGTCGCACTTCAGATACAGCAAAATGAGCATTTGGGTATTAAGTTCAATGGCTTATTTGACGATAGAGAAGCAGAAAGACTGCCTCACGAAATGCAAGGCGCGGTGCTTGGAAATATAGAAGCCGCGATAGAAATGGCAAAGCGCAATGAAGTTGATTACATTTACATTGCCCTTCCTATGAGTGCAGAAAACCGGATTCGCAGCATACTAGAGCAGTGTAGTGATACTACGGCAAACGTTTATGTTATTCCGAACTTCTTCATGTACAACCTACTAAACGCTCGCTGGCAGACGGTAGGTAACGTCCAGGCGCTAAGTGTTTACGACACACCGTTCCAAGGTGCAAGCGACGTACTTAAGCGTTTTGAAGATGTAGTTTTAAGTTCGTTAATTCTTATGCTGATTTCTATACCCATGTTGGCGATTGCAGCAGCTGTTAAACTTACGTCTAAAGGGCCCGTAATTTTTAAACAAAAGCGTTACGGATTAGATGGTAAACAAATTACAGTGTACAAGTTCCGGTCTATGACTACGCAAGATAATGGTGCAGTTGTAAAACAAGCCACTAAAAATGACGCGCGCTTAACTAAGATTGGTGGTTTCTTAAGAAGAACCTCTTTAGATGAACTTCCGCAGTTTATTAATGTTCTGCAAGGCCGTATGTCGATTGTAGGCCCTCGCCCTCACGCTGTGGCGCACAACGAGGAATATCGTAAGATCATTACAGGCTACATGTTACGCCACAAGGTTAAACCAGGAATTACAGGCTGGGCACAAGTGAATGGCCTGCGTGGTGAAACTGAAACCACTAACAAAATGGTTCAGCGCGTAGAATATGATTTAGATTACATACACCGCTGGTCTATTTGGTTTGATATCAAAATAGTATTTATGACTGTTTTCAATGGTTTCATTAATAAGAACGCCTATTAAGTAATAGTTTTTATGGGCATACCATAATAAATAGGCGCATTCCTGTATGTTAAAAAAGTAGTGACGTTGAAAGTAGTATGAAATTTAGAAGAGATATTAATGGTCTTAGGGCTATAGCTGTAATTTCTGTCGTCTTATTCCACTTTAATGAATCTTGGATGCCGGGTGGATTTGCTGGCGTCGACGTATTCTTTGTCATTTCAGGCTTTTTAATGACAAGTATATTGTTTAGTTCCATGGAAAAAAGTGGCTTTTCTATTGTCCGTTTCTATTTAGCTAGGGCAAATAGAATAATTCCCGCTTTAGCCGTTTTATGTATTTGCTTAATGACTGTCGGTTTATTTTTCCTTCCCCCTTTGGAATATAAAGCTTTAGCTAAACATAGTGCAGCAAGTATTAGCTTCCTTTCAAATTTTGTATATTGGACGGAGTCTGGCTACTTCGATGTAGATTCTCACAGAAAATGGTTACTTCATACATGGTCACTTTCTGTAGAGTGGCAGTTTTATCTAATTTACCCAGTTTTGCTTTTAGCATTACGCTCGGTATTTAGTGTTTCTAATTCAAAAAAAGCTATTCTTGCATTAACAGTTATAGGCTTTGCTATAAGCGCCATTGCATCTTCTCGATGGCCAGATTCATCTTATTTCTTAATTCATACAAGAGCGTGGGAGATGCTGTTTGGCGGTTTAGCTTACTTATATCCGCTTCAGCTCGCTGAGCGTCATAAACGGCTAACGGAATATATTGGTATTCTATTGATACTGGTGTCTTACGTCTTCATTACATCGTCTAATGCATGGCCAGGATATTTATCACTTCTCCCCGTACTCGGCTCTTATTTGATCATACAAGCTTATAGGACAAATAGTCTTTCAACAGGTAATGTAGCTTTCCAGTATATAGGGAAATGGTCCTATTCTATCTACCTATGGCATTGGCCTATTGTGGTAGCAATTAGTTACTTTAAGTTAGGGGTTGAGTACACATTATTTGGCTTAGTTTTAACATTAATCTTAGGTTTTTTAAGTTATCGATTTATAGAAAGCTTTAAATTTACTTCAGCGCTTAAGTCTATATCTGATCTATTAAATAAAAAGATAACTTATATAACCCTGATTCCACTACTGGCCACATCTTTCATCTACTTTAATACTAATTTGGTATTTGGACTTCCAGAAAACATATTCAAGAATACTCTTGTGAATAAAGATACTGAAGGTAATGGAGTATATACCTGGGAACTTCATAAACGCCTTAATGGTGACGAGTTTGTGAAGGACGGTCGTAAAAAAGTACTTGTTATTGGTGACTCTCAGGCAGGCGACTTTATTAACATGTTATCTGAAACTGAAAGTTTTGAAGAAATTGACTTAGTCAGTCGAATAATATACTCACGTTGTAGAAGCGTTTA
This genomic window contains:
- a CDS encoding outer membrane beta-barrel protein, with the translated sequence MFKRTKSIIAMSVICATPTLYAQEAGRIQAGQFDLIPSFTSSMAYVDNVANARDNQSKIYSWRAILSPELIAATEVDGNPIQVGYRLERGVYFSSDNDDYTDHFVEASGDFELNSRHRVSALAQYEDGHEDRGTGFSIGSGLEITTPDTYKSTNLSAEYSYGAATTDGMITLKARRQTLDYDRTEDAYIIRDRAKNMVGAEFGYQIGSATSMVLDVTKTFIKYDEQLDLVTRDNDETRILVGVVWESTAATTGFAKVGYKEKDFDNEARGTFYGTDWEVGIDWQPVSYSTVRISTSADTFETNGEGDFIRGQNYSVRWNHDWLERVSTSFSVTQQNDEYVFNEIDIVNRDDELMNYSAALNYQARRWLKFSTFYQYTDRDSNRDTIGYDKSEIGVTVEVTL
- a CDS encoding undecaprenyl-phosphate glucose phosphotransferase encodes the protein MDNRVDSNKAIKAHPVEPNTNGGLVVRNQSGFSTVYRLIDLSLVTILYYSSAAYYGNQIDTTSLILLFVNVICFQISAEGVELYRSWRGHGTQEMLRAAAITWALSILGTMTMGYFFVQEIKTPPPAILLWFASSFVVLIMWRFVMRKFLFRIRKSGLNSRRSIIIGATQLGANVALQIQQNEHLGIKFNGLFDDREAERLPHEMQGAVLGNIEAAIEMAKRNEVDYIYIALPMSAENRIRSILEQCSDTTANVYVIPNFFMYNLLNARWQTVGNVQALSVYDTPFQGASDVLKRFEDVVLSSLILMLISIPMLAIAAAVKLTSKGPVIFKQKRYGLDGKQITVYKFRSMTTQDNGAVVKQATKNDARLTKIGGFLRRTSLDELPQFINVLQGRMSIVGPRPHAVAHNEEYRKIITGYMLRHKVKPGITGWAQVNGLRGETETTNKMVQRVEYDLDYIHRWSIWFDIKIVFMTVFNGFINKNAY
- a CDS encoding acyltransferase family protein gives rise to the protein MKFRRDINGLRAIAVISVVLFHFNESWMPGGFAGVDVFFVISGFLMTSILFSSMEKSGFSIVRFYLARANRIIPALAVLCICLMTVGLFFLPPLEYKALAKHSAASISFLSNFVYWTESGYFDVDSHRKWLLHTWSLSVEWQFYLIYPVLLLALRSVFSVSNSKKAILALTVIGFAISAIASSRWPDSSYFLIHTRAWEMLFGGLAYLYPLQLAERHKRLTEYIGILLILVSYVFITSSNAWPGYLSLLPVLGSYLIIQAYRTNSLSTGNVAFQYIGKWSYSIYLWHWPIVVAISYFKLGVEYTLFGLVLTLILGFLSYRFIESFKFTSALKSISDLLNKKITYITLIPLLATSFIYFNTNLVFGLPENIFKNTLVNKDTEGNGVYTWELHKRLNGDEFVKDGRKKVLVIGDSQAGDFINMLSETESFEEIDLVSRIIYSRCRSVYLNNPSLDKMFSSLSKELSGKQVSECKTALTSLQTDETIRKADTIVLAMHWHNDFISYLLDSIKQIKELNETVNILVISGKSFATEVPLMLFNSYESEKELSSIAYAHIPTSSDYNYELQHKQLFANQSTLGYDYINLFDFFCNQSQCQVADQDSNVYFYDKNHLTRLGVKRLGEKLEQSKFIKQLTTVN